The window TCCGCATCAGGATCAGGGCGCCCACGCGCGCGTGCGCGATATCGGCGTCGGCGAGGGACTGCAGCGGCTCGTCCACCGGCTCGGCGTAGATGCCCTCGCCCGTCTCGGTGTTGTCCTCCACCTTGACGGTGAGCGTGCCACCCACCGTTTCGACGAAGATCTCGCCCTCGACGGACACGTGCGGGTACCGGCCGAGGACGTGGTCCTCGCGGGTCGTCGCACGCCACTCGAAATCGTGGGAGGGCGGGAAGACGTGGTCGCGTTCGCCGCGGGCGTCGAGGAAGCGGGCTTGCCCGTCGTCGGACAGGGTCCAGCGCAGGACGCGGATGTCCTCGGCCTTCTCGCCGATCTGGAAGACGGCCAACAGCTTTCCGTCGACGCGGCGGAGTTGCAGCAGGTGGGCCTGGCGGTAATAGCGGTAGAGCGCGGTGAACTCCCGCCGAAAGGCCGGGTCGTCGAGCAGCCCGGGTACAGCGTCGTCGGGCAGTCGGTTCAGGTCGCGGTCGTGCAGTGCGAAGACGTCGCCGATGGTCGTCTCCGGCTTCAGACCGAGGAAGACGTTGTGGCCGAAGAGCAGCACGTCACCGACGGCGACGATATCGCGGGGCACGCAGTTGTGCTCGGTGCGCAGCCGCTCGGTGCCGGCGAGTTCGAGCCGCGTCGAGCCGAACTCCTCGGTGCGGCGGACGTTGAGCGCCTCGGCACGGCGGGCGAGTTCGGCGCCCTGCGCGGTGAGCCGGTCGCGCAGCACCTCGTACGTGCTTGTGTCCAGGCCGGTGGTCATGGGTCCTCTCACGAGGTCGGAGTGAGGGAGGTGTCGGCGAGACCCAGCTCGCCCGCCTTGTCCAGCAGTTGCTGGAGCTGTCCGGAGTTCGCGCCGCCCGTCTTCATGAGCTTCATCAGCAGCGCGGAGGCGGTCAGGTTCTGCACGTCGGTGGTCGACACCGAGCCGAGGATGCGGCTCAGATCGTCGGTGAAGTTCGAAGTGCCGTCCAGCCACGGCCCCGCGAGTGCCTGGGCGGTCTCGGAGTGCTGGACGAAGGCGTCGACACTCTTGCCCAGCGCGATCGAGGAGACGAGGCGGTCGAAGAAGACCGACTCGCCGCCGACGATGTTGATGTCGGCGTTCTCCAGCCCCGTCGCGAGCACCGTGGCTTGGGCCTCGGCGACCTGCCGCTGTACCTCAAGACCCGCAAGCCGGATGTCCTTCTCGGCCTCCAACCGCAGCCGGTACTCCTCGTGACCGCGGGACGCCTCGTCGAGCGCGGCCATCGCCGCCGCCTTCTCCGTGAGACCGGCGGCCTCCGCCTTGAGCTTCTCGCCGATGGCGTCGGCCTCGGCCAGCGCCTTCGCCTTCGCGCCCTCGGCCTCCGCCAGCATGCGCGCCTGCGTCGCCTCGGCCTCCGCGCGGCCGGCCTTCTCGATGACCTCGGCCTCCTTGTCGCGTACCTGGACGGCGGCCAGGCCCTCGGCGGCCGCCTCCGCCTGAATGCCCTCGGCGAGCCGCAGCTTGGCCTGCGCGTCCAGGTCGGCGCTCTTCAACCGGGCCTCGGCCAAGGTGAGTTCCTCGGCGGCGCGGTGTACAGCGGCCTGTTCGGCGGCCTCCGCGGCCTTGATGTCCTTGACCAGTTGCTCCTGCGCCTCGGCCTCGGCGGCGATGATCACGGCCTGCCGCTTCCGCTCCGCCTCCTCCACGGCGCGCAGCTTCTTGATGGACTCCTCCTGTTCGGCGACCGTACGGTCCACCGCGACCCGTTCCCGGATGACCTCGGCGATTTCCCGCTTCTCCGCCTCGACCTCCTTCGAGGCGGCGATCCGGGTCAGTTCCGTCTCCCGGTCCCGGGCGATGACTTCGAGAAGACGGTCCTTCTCGATGCGCTCGTTCTCGACGGCGATGACCCGCTCGCGGTTCTTCGCCGCGACGGCCACCTCGCGGGCCTGATTCTCGCGCTGGATACCGAGCTGCTCCTCGGTCCTCAGGAACGCGCCCTGAGCCCGCAGCCGCTCCTCCTCCACGACGCGTGCGGTCTCGGCCTCCTCGCGGGCCCGTACGGTCTCGATCTCCCGCCGCTGCTTGATCTCGGCATCCGTCTGGCGTCGCTCCAGCTCCAGGATGGCCTCACGGGCGTCGACGTTCTGCCGGGTGATCTCCTTCTCCTCGGTGCGCTGGGCCTCGTTGGTGCGCACGTGTTCCACGGCCGTCAACTCGGTGATCTTGCGGATGCCCTGGGCGTCCAGAACGTTGGCCGGGTCGAGCTGGGTCAGCGGCGTCTGCTCCAGGTAGTCGATCGCCGCGTCCTCCAGGTGGTAGCCGTTGAGGTCGACGCCGATGACCTCGATGATCCGGTACCTCAGCTCCTCGCGCTTGGTGTACAGGTCGGTGAAGTCCAGCTGCTTGCCGACGGTCTTCAGCGCCTCGGAGAACTTCGCGTGGAACAGTTCCTGCAGGGTGTTCCGGTCACTGGCCCGCGCGGTGCCGACGGCCTGGGCGACCTTGATGACGTCCTCGACGGTCTTGTTGACCTTGACGAAGAACGTGATCCGGATGTCGGCGCGAATATTGTCCCGGCAGATCAGCCCCTCTTTGCCGGCACGGGTGATCTCGATGGTCTTCACCGAGATGTCCATCACCTCGGCCCTGTGCAGCACAGGCAGAACGACCTGCCCGGTGAAGGTCACATCGACCTTCCGCATCTTGGACACGATCAGCGCCTTGCCCTGCTCCACCTTGCGGAACAACCGGGCGACGACGAGTACGAGGAGCAGGCAGACGGCGACGAGCACACCGACGCCCAGAATCATGGCAGTCATGGGTACGTCCTTGAGGCGTAAAGGAGTTGAGGCGTAAGGGAGGAAGGCCGCAGGTGGGATCGGGGAGCGTTTGCGGCTCAGGCCGCGTGATGCCACGAAGGGAGCATGGTGTCGTGCGAGGCGCTCCAGCGAGGATCGTTGCCCTCGATATCCAGCGGCCCGGGTTCGTCCGGGAAGGGGCGGTGCAACGGCCGTACGATCAGGCTTGTCGTGGGCCAGGCCACGAACAGTGCACCCACTGGAACGGCCAAGCGCAGCAGCCCGGTGGCCGGCCCCGGTGGCGCGACCGTGGTCAGCGCGACAGTCGCCCCGACGCTCAAGGCCCAGCCGATCACCGTCAACAGTGAGAACGCGACCGCGACAGGCACCCCGCCCATGCGCCACGCCTGAAGATCCACGTCCGTGTCGAAGCTGTCGGGGGCGGCGACGCGCACGGCGACCAACAACCAGAACACGGCGACCACGACGAGTGCCGCGGTCAGCAGGATCGTGGGCAGTCCCGTGGCGGCAACAAGAAGGGTCCGCATGTCCCCGATCCCCCTCTCCGCCCGCCCCGCGCATGAGTCTTGTGCGGTGGTGCACAGCTCTTCCGGGTTCCGGTGCCGAACACAGACGGGTGGTGGGTGTCCGGCACCGGGGCTCCCCTCGACCCATGCTGTACGACCGGCCCACGGCCATGCATTGCCGGTTTCCGGCAGTGTTCATCAGGCTTTGCATGCCGGTGCCTGTTAAGAGCGCGTCAACGCCCCATCAGGCGGCGAAGGCAGCGGATCGCACCAGGGGTTGTACGGTCGTGCAGCTCTCCCATCAGCCGATGGTCTGCCACTCTTGTCCATCGTGCGTGAGCAATACGCCACGAGTACGTCAAGATCAGAGGAGGACGGGTGACCGGGCGCGAGATACCCGACGAATATCTGGAGGGGTATGCCCGGATACTGGCCGAGGCGAGCGGGACGGGCCGCCGACTCACCCGGGACGAACTGGAGTCCCTGCGGTCCAGGGGAGAACGCGCCGCCGAGGCCGGCCTTGGGCTACGGGCCCTCGTCCGCCGCTATCTGACCGCGACACGCCAGAGCTGGCCCACCCTCTCCGCCACGCAGGCCGACCGCGCGCTCGCCGTCGTCGAGCAGGCGATCGACGCGTTCGCCGAAGGCCACGAGCGGGCGCAGAGGCTCGCCGTACGGCAGGAGGAAGCCATGCGCCGGGAGTTCATCGACGACCTCCTCTACGGCCGCAGCGACCTGGGCCGCCTCGCCGAACGTGCGGAGCGCTTCGGGCTGCTTCTCTCCCGGGCGCACGCGGTCGCCGTCGCCCAGGGCAGCAAACCGGTGGAGGACACGCATCAGGCGACCCGGCAGGTGGAGAGCGCCCTGGTCAGCAGGTTCGGCGAGCGGCGCATCCTGCTCACCACCAAGGACGGACGGCTGATCTGCGTAGCCCCCGGAGAACAGGACGAGGTTCTGGCGTTCTTCGCCAAGCAGGCGCACGCGGCCACAGACGGCGGGCAGGTCGCCATCGGGCGCGCCCACCCCGGTGCCGGCGGTGTCGTCCACTCCTACGAAGAAGCCCTCAACGCCCTGGATCTGGCCGATCGGCTGCACCTCCACGACCCGGTGCTCCACACTGCCGATCTCCTCGTTTATCCCGTCCTGACCCGTGACCGGCAGGCCATGGCCGACCTCGTACGCAACACTCTGGGTCCGCTGCAAAGCGCCCGCGGCGGAGCACAGCTGTTCGTCGACACGCTGACCACGTACTTCGACTCCGGCTGCATCGCGGCCGAAGCGGCCCGACGGCTGAACCTGAGCGTGCGCGCCTTCACCTATCGCTTGGAGCGTATCCACAAACTCACCGGCGCCGACCCTGCGGATTCAGTCCACCGTTACACCCTGCAGACAGCGGTGATCGGTGCCCGGTTCCTGGGATGGCCGGGCAACGAGATCTGACGGTGAGCCCGGCGAGCTTCTCCGGTACCTCTGCGAGGTCCCGGTCATCGATCACTGCCGCGCGAAGCGGGTCTTCCGTCGTCGGTGCACACGGGCGGGTAGGGCTCGGCGAGTTCACGCGCCGACATGGCTGTTCTCCTTGGTGGTGCGGGGCGCCGGGGTACCGCCGTCCACGCCGGCGAGGTCGTCGACGTGGAAGAGCCGGGCGATCGGTACGTCGGTGGAGCTGTGCGCGATGATCGAGAAGGCGATGCACACGGCGATCAGCGTGAACGCCTCCTCGCCCTGCGGGATCCCCGCCTGGAGCACCAGCAGCCCGTAGACCACGGACGCGAAGCCCTTCGGGCCGAACCAGGCCGCGACCAACTTCTCCTGACGGGTGAACCGGGTCCCGATCAGGGACATCAGCAGCGAGGCCGGACGGATCAGCACGATGGCCAGGACCACCGCGACATACCCGCCGAAGGACAGGTCCCCGAACAGCGACGGCGTCAGCAGCGCGCCGAACACCAGCAGGGCCGCGAACTTCGCCAGCTCGGCCAACGCCTCCCCGAGCGGCTCGAACGCCTCTTTGGACTCCAGCGAGCGCGCGGTGAGCACCGCGCCCGCGGAGAATGCGGCGAGATAGGGGTTGGCGTGGGTGAGGTGGCAGAGCGCGTAAAGGATCACGCCGATCGCCAGCGGCAGCAGCGGCTGGAGTTTGGGCTCGGCGCCCAGCAGCCGGAACCGTACGAGCTCGATCACGACAAAGGGGAGTACGACGCCGAAGGCCAGTCCGAGGACCAGCTCCAGCGCGATCTTCCCGAGGCCGGCCTCGGCGTGCCCGGAGGTCGGTCCGGCCGCGGCGATCAGGATGAGCACGACCGGCAGGGCGAGCCCGTCGTTGATGCCGCTCTCCACGTTCAGCAACTGCCCCAGTTTCGCCGGTACTTCCTTGCGGCCGACGATCGCCGAGGCGAACACCGGGTCGGTGGGCGCGAGTACGGCGCCGACCAGGAAGGACGTCGTCCAGTCCAGGCCCACCAGGAAGTGCGTGATAAGCGCCATGCCGACGAACGCGAGAGGCATGCCAAGCCCGAGCGCGCGGGCCGGGTTCTTCCAGTTCTCGCGCAGCTTGGGGAAGGAGACGTGCATGCCGTCGGTGAACAGCACCGCGAACAGCGCCAGATCGGCCGTCACGGACACCATCTCGCTGTCCGGCGTGATGTGGATCAGCCCGAGGAAGCCGTCACTGACAAGTGCGCCACCGATGAGGAAGAGAAAGGACGTGGACAGTACGGTCCGGGCGGCAAGCCCCGACAACAGTACGGCGACGAGCAGCGCCACCCCGAAAACCACGACAAGTACCATGACCCGGACCCCCGATCGGCAAAGACACCTCTGTCAAAGACCGCCGACCAGACTTCCCGGCACACCGAAGGGAACCCTACACGTTCTTTACGCGGCTTTGACAGATCCATGATCTGCAGCCTGGAGGCGTGCACACTGCCGGGTCCCGGCAGTTGGACTGGGCTCGGTTCAAGGCAGGCGTTGCCCGACGGCGGCGCCCAGCCGCACGAGCGGAACGGCTCGTCCCACCTCGCGGTACGACCTCTCGGCGCCTTCGTCGGGTGTGAGGAAGTGGGCGGTGACGGCGTACGGGCGATTGCCGGACTGGATGAGGGTCTTCGACCGGGTCCAGCTCCCGACTTCGAGTACCACCATGCGGTCGAGGCCGCTCACTCGGCCGGTGAGGCGCAGCAGAAGCAGCCGTTTGCAGAAGAGGGGGGCCGAGCCCCGCGCGGAAGAGCAGGATCGGCAGCCGCATGGCCAGGCGTCGCCAGCCGATGGGGAGTTGCGGCCTCGATTGGGTAAAGGACCGGGGCCGCGAGCGGCCTCGCGGATGCCACCTTTGCATAGTCTAAAGATGAAGGAGGGGCGCCTGCGGGGACGAAAGACGGCTCTCATCGAGGCCGCCTCACCGGCGTATCCGGGCAGTCCGGTCCCCGGAGAAAATATGGGGGTTACACCGTGCACGGACCTCGCGGATCGTGCGGGCTCAGCGGCTCGTCGCAGCCGAAGAGCCTCGCGCCAGATCATGAAGCGTGGTTGGGCGGACTCGTGTGGGTCGGGACCGGCTGTGAGCGCAGAGCAGAGGGACCGAGCGGGCTGCCGGTGGCGGCCTTACGGTTCGGTGACGTCAGCCCGCGGTGACCTTGAGACGTTCGGCGTCGAGGACGGCGGTCACTCCTCGGGTCGGCGCCGTTGGCCGGGGCCGGGGGTGCCGTCGGCGTCTTCGTCGGCCGTCTCCGCCTCGTGCAGCCGCCGGTACCTGTTGTTCCGCAGCCTCAGCAGGACACATGCCACAAGCGCGGCGGTGAGGGAGCCCAGCAGAACGGCGGCCTTGATGCGCTCCTGCTCCGCCGGGTCCGAGTAGGCCAGTTCGCCGATCAGCAGCGAGATGGTGAAGCCGATACCGGCGAGCACGGCCAGCGCGAACACGTCGGCCAGAGCGATGCCTGGACCGAGCCGGGCGCGGGTGAACCGGATGGCCAGGTACGTGCCGCCGAAGACACCCAGGACCTTGCCCGCCGAAAGTCCCAGTGCGACGCCCAGTGGTTCCGCACTGGTGACCACGCTCCCCAGCGTGTCGCCGGACACGCTCACCCCGGCCGCGAACAGGGCGAAGAGCGGAACGGCGACTCCCGCGGAGAACGGTCGGGCGAGGTGGGCGATGTGCTCGGCCGGACGGTGACCCGTCTCTTCGTCCCTGGCCACGCGCAGCAGCATCCCCATGGCGACTCCGGCCACGGTGGCGTGGACACCGCTGGCCTGCGTCAGGCCCCAGATCAGCACGGCCAGAGGGACGTACCAGTACCAGCCATGCGCCTGTTTGCGCGCATGCAGGTAGAAGAAGAGGCCGAGCGCGAGGACGGCGCCGATCAAGGCCGGAAAGTGAAGGGTGGACGTGTAGAACAGGGCGATCACGATGATCGCGCCGACGTCGTCGACGATGGCCAGGGTGAGCAGGAAGGCACGCAGCGCGGACGGCAGGTGGGTGTCGATCACGGCGAGCACGCCGAGGGCGAAGGCGATGTCGGTGGCCATGGGGACCGCCCAGCCGTTCCAGGTTCCTCCTCGGGACGTGGCGACTATTCCGTAGAGGAGGGCGGGTACGGCCATGCCGCTGAGTGCCGCGGCCACCGGCAGGGTCGCGGTCCTGGCCTCGCGCAGTTCGCCGACGACGAGTTCGCGTTTGAGTTCGGCGCCGGCGACGAAGAAGAAGACGGTCAGCAGCCCGTTCGCCGTCCAGTGGGCCACGGAGAGGTCCAGGCCCAGCGCCCCGATACCGAAGTGGAAGTCCCGCACCGCCTCGTAGGTGTGAACCAACGGCGTGTTCACCCACAGCAGCGCCGCCGCTGCCGCGGTGAGCAGCACGACGCCACCGACGGTCTCCGTGCGCAGGGCGTCTGCCACGAAGGCGCGCTCCGGCAGCGGGAGTCGGCCGAGGACAGTGCGTGGCGTGCGGTTGCGGCGGGGCATGCGGCCCAGTTGCCTTTCGCGGGGAGAGTGTGCAGGTCAACGGGGCGCGGACACGGCCGGAGCAAAGCCCTTGTGAGGTACCGGATCCTTGTCGGCCGGCTCCGGGTTGCTGTTGAGTATCGCGGTGATGAAGAGGCCCAGGAAGGCGATGACGACGAACACCGTGGTAGCGATCAGCCATCGGTTCCGCTGCTTCTCCTCTTCCGCAGCCACCTCCTCGTCGCCGTCGCCCGACTGTGCCTTCGGCTCGTCGGGGAACTGCTGGTTGAGCGCGGTCATGGTCGCGGCCAGGGCGGGATCGTCCTCGGCAAGGCGTCGTTCGAGCTGTGCGAGGATGCGTCGCTCGTCCATCTCGGGGTTCATGCCAACCACCTCGGGCGCTAGGTCTTCTCCGCAGTGATGGGGGACCGGGGCTGTCGGAGCATGTCGACGAGGCGGAAGATCTCCATCGGCAACGGGACGATGAGGGTGGAGTTCCGTTCGGCGGAGATCTCGGCCATGGTGGACAGGATCCGCAGGTGAAGGGCGGCGGGATGTCCTTCGAGGCGGTCCGCGGCGTCGGCCGGCGTCTCGGCGGCCTCGTACTCGCCCTTGGCGTGGATGACCTTCGCGCGCCGGTCGCGTTCGGCCTCGGCCTGGCGGGCCATGGCGCGCCGCATGGGCTCCGGCAACTCGACGTCCTTGACCTCGACGAGGGTGACCTTGACACCCCAGGGGTTGGTGACGTCGACCCCGCGCTCCGAGTCCTGCGGTCCTACGGCGACCCGGCGGCCGTCCAGTTCGGTGAGCAGGGCTTCGCGTGACGGCGCCACCGGGTCGACGACGTCGGTGCGTACCGCCTCCCGGTCGGACACCGACGTACCTTCACGAACCATGTCCCGGGCGAAGTCCGTGTTGCGGCCCCGCTGTTCGGCGATGGACACGGCGAATGCCGCAGCATCAGCGACCACCGTGTCACCGGCTTCCTCGCCCTGGCCGGTCACCGGCGTGCCGGCCCCGATGTGTGTGCCGGGAGCCATGGCGGCGACATGCGCGGACATCGCGATGTAAGCGCTTGCCGACACCGCGCGAGCACGGGAGGGGGTGACGTACAGGATGACCGGAGCATCGGATTCGAGAAATTCCTGCACGATCTCCCGGGTCGACTGCAGCAGCCCTCCGGGGGTGTCCATCTCGATCAGACAGGCCGCGTGGTGTTCGCGCTCGGCCGTGCGCAGGCCGTCTTCGAGATGCTCGGCGATGACGGGGGTGACGGTGCCGTCGAGCCGTGTGACGAGCACGCTCGGCGTCCGGGCTCTCACGGCAGGGGCGGCGAGCAGACAGGCGAGCATCCCCAGGAGGACTGGGGTGAGCCTTCGGATGACAGCTGGGCGGTGGCTTCGGGGCACGGCACGCCACCCCCTGGTCCCTGCCGCGATCTCAAGTGGTCGTGTGATCCACGGGGTACCCCTGCCGTTCGGCACAACCCTTGCCCTGGACGCTCGGAGGCGGCCGTCTCAGCGGGTGAAATGTTGCCGAGCACCGGCAATGTGGCGGCTTACGAGCTCAGAACCCACGTGTCCGCACGGATACGGGTCGTCGAGGTCCGTCACGCAGGAGCGAGCGTGCGCCATCTTGCCGAGCGACGGCAAAATGTAGGTGTACTCGCAGCTCGCTCAGCGGACAAAAGGGGTGCCGCGCGATGGCCGGCAGCAGCGATCTTCCAAGGGACGGGGCGCGCATCGGACAGCCCCATGAGGAGATGCTGGCCCGGTCCCTTGCGCAGACCGGTGACCTCGGTGCCGATGACCGCGCCCGTCTGCGCGAGGAGGCAGCTCATGCCGCGGCCCACGGCACCCCCCTGCGCGAACTGATCGACAGGTATCTGGGTGCTCTGTGCGGTACCTGCCCCTCGTCGGCGGCCGAGGCTGCACG of the Streptomyces sp. NBC_00287 genome contains:
- a CDS encoding cation:proton antiporter; amino-acid sequence: MVLVVVFGVALLVAVLLSGLAARTVLSTSFLFLIGGALVSDGFLGLIHITPDSEMVSVTADLALFAVLFTDGMHVSFPKLRENWKNPARALGLGMPLAFVGMALITHFLVGLDWTTSFLVGAVLAPTDPVFASAIVGRKEVPAKLGQLLNVESGINDGLALPVVLILIAAAGPTSGHAEAGLGKIALELVLGLAFGVVLPFVVIELVRFRLLGAEPKLQPLLPLAIGVILYALCHLTHANPYLAAFSAGAVLTARSLESKEAFEPLGEALAELAKFAALLVFGALLTPSLFGDLSFGGYVAVVLAIVLIRPASLLMSLIGTRFTRQEKLVAAWFGPKGFASVVYGLLVLQAGIPQGEEAFTLIAVCIAFSIIAHSSTDVPIARLFHVDDLAGVDGGTPAPRTTKENSHVGA
- a CDS encoding flotillin family protein — protein: MTAMILGVGVLVAVCLLLVLVVARLFRKVEQGKALIVSKMRKVDVTFTGQVVLPVLHRAEVMDISVKTIEITRAGKEGLICRDNIRADIRITFFVKVNKTVEDVIKVAQAVGTARASDRNTLQELFHAKFSEALKTVGKQLDFTDLYTKREELRYRIIEVIGVDLNGYHLEDAAIDYLEQTPLTQLDPANVLDAQGIRKITELTAVEHVRTNEAQRTEEKEITRQNVDAREAILELERRQTDAEIKQRREIETVRAREEAETARVVEEERLRAQGAFLRTEEQLGIQRENQAREVAVAAKNRERVIAVENERIEKDRLLEVIARDRETELTRIAASKEVEAEKREIAEVIRERVAVDRTVAEQEESIKKLRAVEEAERKRQAVIIAAEAEAQEQLVKDIKAAEAAEQAAVHRAAEELTLAEARLKSADLDAQAKLRLAEGIQAEAAAEGLAAVQVRDKEAEVIEKAGRAEAEATQARMLAEAEGAKAKALAEADAIGEKLKAEAAGLTEKAAAMAALDEASRGHEEYRLRLEAEKDIRLAGLEVQRQVAEAQATVLATGLENADINIVGGESVFFDRLVSSIALGKSVDAFVQHSETAQALAGPWLDGTSNFTDDLSRILGSVSTTDVQNLTASALLMKLMKTGGANSGQLQQLLDKAGELGLADTSLTPTS
- a CDS encoding PucR family transcriptional regulator, whose translation is MTGREIPDEYLEGYARILAEASGTGRRLTRDELESLRSRGERAAEAGLGLRALVRRYLTATRQSWPTLSATQADRALAVVEQAIDAFAEGHERAQRLAVRQEEAMRREFIDDLLYGRSDLGRLAERAERFGLLLSRAHAVAVAQGSKPVEDTHQATRQVESALVSRFGERRILLTTKDGRLICVAPGEQDEVLAFFAKQAHAATDGGQVAIGRAHPGAGGVVHSYEEALNALDLADRLHLHDPVLHTADLLVYPVLTRDRQAMADLVRNTLGPLQSARGGAQLFVDTLTTYFDSGCIAAEAARRLNLSVRAFTYRLERIHKLTGADPADSVHRYTLQTAVIGARFLGWPGNEI
- a CDS encoding DUF3040 domain-containing protein; amino-acid sequence: MNPEMDERRILAQLERRLAEDDPALAATMTALNQQFPDEPKAQSGDGDEEVAAEEEKQRNRWLIATTVFVVIAFLGLFITAILNSNPEPADKDPVPHKGFAPAVSAPR
- the nhaA gene encoding Na+/H+ antiporter NhaA, whose amino-acid sequence is MPRRNRTPRTVLGRLPLPERAFVADALRTETVGGVVLLTAAAAALLWVNTPLVHTYEAVRDFHFGIGALGLDLSVAHWTANGLLTVFFFVAGAELKRELVVGELREARTATLPVAAALSGMAVPALLYGIVATSRGGTWNGWAVPMATDIAFALGVLAVIDTHLPSALRAFLLTLAIVDDVGAIIVIALFYTSTLHFPALIGAVLALGLFFYLHARKQAHGWYWYVPLAVLIWGLTQASGVHATVAGVAMGMLLRVARDEETGHRPAEHIAHLARPFSAGVAVPLFALFAAGVSVSGDTLGSVVTSAEPLGVALGLSAGKVLGVFGGTYLAIRFTRARLGPGIALADVFALAVLAGIGFTISLLIGELAYSDPAEQERIKAAVLLGSLTAALVACVLLRLRNNRYRRLHEAETADEDADGTPGPGQRRRPEE
- a CDS encoding SPFH domain-containing protein — its product is MLVTRLDGTVTPVIAEHLEDGLRTAEREHHAACLIEMDTPGGLLQSTREIVQEFLESDAPVILYVTPSRARAVSASAYIAMSAHVAAMAPGTHIGAGTPVTGQGEEAGDTVVADAAAFAVSIAEQRGRNTDFARDMVREGTSVSDREAVRTDVVDPVAPSREALLTELDGRRVAVGPQDSERGVDVTNPWGVKVTLVEVKDVELPEPMRRAMARQAEAERDRRAKVIHAKGEYEAAETPADAADRLEGHPAALHLRILSTMAEISAERNSTLIVPLPMEIFRLVDMLRQPRSPITAEKT